A genome region from Variovorax paradoxus includes the following:
- a CDS encoding HutD/Ves family protein, whose translation MSGVQRFSRATLPVTPWKNGGGTTQEIVSWPRDVGLDSFGWRVSIATIAASGPFSVFAGIDRVITLLEGDGVRLFTHDARIDHPLDVPLQPFAFSGDEAIDCTLAGGTSTDFNVMTRRGQWRADVRVLGSATAIEAAPHGVLLALRGAWQVNGQQLLAGEGLHWADASHAWQALPEGPDARLMAVRILPA comes from the coding sequence ATGAGCGGCGTGCAACGCTTCTCCCGCGCCACGCTCCCGGTCACGCCCTGGAAGAACGGCGGCGGCACCACGCAGGAAATCGTCAGCTGGCCGCGGGACGTGGGGCTCGACAGCTTCGGTTGGCGCGTGAGCATCGCGACCATCGCGGCATCCGGTCCGTTCTCGGTGTTCGCGGGCATCGACCGCGTCATCACGCTCCTCGAAGGCGACGGCGTGCGCCTCTTCACGCACGACGCGCGCATCGACCATCCGCTCGATGTGCCGCTGCAGCCCTTCGCCTTCAGCGGTGACGAGGCCATCGACTGCACGCTGGCCGGCGGCACGTCGACCGACTTCAATGTGATGACGCGACGCGGCCAGTGGCGTGCGGATGTGCGCGTGCTCGGCAGTGCAACCGCCATCGAAGCCGCGCCGCACGGCGTGCTGCTGGCGCTGCGCGGCGCCTGGCAGGTGAACGGCCAGCAGCTGCTGGCCGGCGAAGGCCTGCACTGGGCCGACGCATCGCATGCCTGGCAGGCACTGCCCGAAGGCCCGGACGCGCGATTGATGGCCGTGCGCATCCTGCCGGCCTGA